Genomic DNA from bacterium:
TTCTTCGACTATCAGGCGAAGTACATGGGCGCCAGCGAGGAGATTGTTCCCGCGCGCGTGCCCGCGGCCGTGGCCCGGCAGGCGCAGCAGCTCGCCGTGCGCGCCCATCGGGCTCTCGGGTGCGAAGGGATGTCGCGGGTGGATATGTTCGCCAGCGGGAAGAAGATCGTGCTGCTCGAGGTGAACACGATCCCGGGCCTGACTCCGGGGAGCCTCCTGCCCAAGGCCGCGGCGGCCGCCGGCATCGATTTCCCCGAACTCGTCAACCGGATCATCGGCAATGCGCTCCGGCGGAAACGGACCCGTCCTCCGAGCCCGGGAGCCTGAGGGCATGGCCCGGCTCCGCCGGAACGAGTACGTCAAGTCCCACGCGCTGGGCAACGACTACCTCGTCATGGATCCCCGCGTCCTCTCGTTCCGCCTCACGCGGTCTGCGGTGCAGGCGATCTGTCACCGGAACTTCGGCGTGGGGTCGGATGGGATCCTTACGATCGAGCGGTCCCGGCGCGCCCTATTCGGTCTGCGCGTGTTCAACCCCGACGGGAGCGAGGCCGAGAAGAGCGGGAACGGCGTCCGGATCTTCGCGAAGTGCCTCTGGGACCATGGGTACACACGCCGCAGGATCTTTGACGTCGAGACCCGGGGCGGCATGGTCTCGATCACCCTCCGCCTGCGCGGCCGGCAGGTGCAGAACATCACCGCCGGCATGGGGCGTGCGACGTTTCGGAGCCGTGAGATCCCCGTGGCGGGGCCGGACCGGGAGGTCGTCGACGAAGAGCTCACGCTGGGATCCCAGCAGTTTCGGATCACCGCCGTGTCCGTGGGGAACCCCCACTGCGTGATTTTCGTGGATGATCTCGAATCGCTCGATCTCGCTCACGTGGGCCCCATGCTGGAGCATCATCCGATGTTTCCGAACCGCACGAACGTTCAGTTCGTGCGGGTGGACTCGACCAGCCGGGTGGCGATCCGCATCTGGGAGCGGGGCGCCGGCGAGACGTTGGCTTCGGGGAGCAGCAGCAGTGCGGTCGCCGCCGCGTGCGTCCGTCACAGGTTCACCGGCCGGGACGTGACGGTGCAGAGCCCCGGCGGCGTTCTCCGCGTACACGTCGGCGCGGACTTCGATCTCCGGTTGACCGGCCCCGCGGAAGAGACGTGCCGGGGCACCATCAGCGCCGACTTGGCCGCGCGTCTGCGACGATAGCGATGAGACCGATTCTCTACGTGATCCTGGACGGATTGGGCGACCGTCCTGTGCCTGCGCTCGGGGGACGGACGCCGCTCGCCGCTGCGGCGGTCCCGCATTTGACGGTGCTGGCCCGCCGCGGACGCACGGGGTTGGTGCAGACGGTGGGGAAGGGCATCGCCCCCGAATCCGACGTCGCCGTCACGGCGATCCTCGGATACGATCCATTCAAGTACCATACCGGTCGCGGGGTGTTTGAGGCGGTGGGCGCGGGGATGCCGTTTCAGGACGGTGACCTCGCGTTGCGGGGGAACTTTGCCACGGGGGGCGAGGGGCTGCGCATCGTCGACCGGCGGGCCGGTCGGGATCTGACTTCGGAGGAGGCGCATGCGCTGGCCGACGCGGTGACCCGAGAACTACAGTTGGACTCCGTCCCCGCCGATCTCGAGGTGCGGGCCAGCATCGGACACCGCTGCGGGGTGGTCATGCGCCGACACGGTGGGCGGCTCTCCGGAAAGATCAGCAACACCGACCCGGCCTACGCCCGCGTGGAAGGACTCGGTGTGGCCCGCGCGCAGGCGGGGGACATGACCGAGGAATGCACGCCGCTCGATTCCAGCGAAGAGGCCCGCGCCGCCGCCGCCCTGGTGAACGAGTTTACCCGGAGAGCCCATGAGCTGCTGGACCGGCACCCTGTGAACCAGCGTCGCCGCGCCGCCGGCAAGATGCCGGGGAATTTGATCCTGGTGCGGGATGCGGGGGACCACCTCCCCACGATGCCGCCGATCGCCGAGCGGTTTGGGGTGCGGTTCGGCTGCTTCGTCGAGATGCCGGTGGAGCGGGGGATCGCGCAGCTGACCGGGATGCGCGTGATCCCCGTCCCGCCGAGCGGCGCGGATAAAGCGACGGTCTACGCCGAGTGGGCCCGCACGGCGATCACCGAGATCACGCGAACCGGAGGTTTGTATATTCACATCAAGGGACCCGACGAGCCGGGACACGACGGCGACGCGGATGCCAAACGTGCCGTGATCGAGCTCATCGATCGGGCGTTCTTCGGGACCCTGCTCCCTCAGATCGACCTTGAGAAGGTGCTCATCGCCGTGACCGCCGATCACGCCACCCCGTGCGAGCTCCACAGCCACTCCGACGACCCGGTCCCGCTGCTACTGGCGGGCGGAGGGGTAACGTCGGACGGAAGCCGCGAGTACAACGAGGCGGCCTGCGCCCACGGCAGCCTCGGCACCCTGATGGGGGTCGAGATCATGCCCCTGCTGGTCAAGATGGGGGGCGCAGCCTAGGCAGCGCCGCGCTCGAGTGCGACCACGCACTCAACGTGATAGGTGTGGGGAAAGAGGTCGAGCGGCTGGACGGTGCGGATCGCATACCCGGCGGCGGCCAGGTCTTCGAGATCGGACGCCAGGGTCGTGGGGTTGCAGGAGACGTAGAGGATCCGCGATGGCGCCGCGGCGATAACCTTCCGCATCACCCGGCTCCCCGCGCCGCTCCGAGGCGGGTCGAGCACGAGCAAGTGAGGCGCTCCGGCCCGGCCCACCAGGTCCGGAAGGAGGCGCCGGACGTCCCCCGCGGCAAACTCCACGTTCCCGATCGCGTTCTGGGCCGCGTTTTCACGAGCGGCTTCGACGGCGGAGGCGGCGATCTCCAACCCGTACACCCGTTGTGCCCGAAGCGCGAGAGGGAGCGAGAACGTGCCGACCCCACAGTAGAGGTCGAAGACCGTCTCGTGTTCCCGCGGTTCTGCGAGCGTGCCGACCGTCTCGACCAACCGTTCCGCCTGCACGGTGTTGGTCTGGAAGAATGTCTCGAGGCCGATCCGGAACCGGAGGCCCGCGAGCTGCTCGACGATGTACGGCCGGCCCGCGAGCACGGAGACGGCGGTCAGGGGAAGGCCATCCGACGCCCCGGGATTGACCCCGTGCAGGACGCTCATGACGCGGGGGACGGTAGTGCGGACGCGGACGGCGAGGTCGCGGGCCGCGGGGACCTCTGGCGCCGTCGTGATCAGCGCGACCATCATCTCGCCGCTGCGCCGTCCCTCGCGGATGACCAGCTGTCTGAGGAGCCCGGTGTGATCGCGCGCATTGTACCGGGACAACCCCGACGCGCGCGCCCATTCCGTGGCAACCCGAAGGATCTCGTTCGCCGCCTCCGACTGGATCAGACAAGCGGTGATGGGGACCACGCGGTCAAACGCCCCTCGCCGATGCAGCCCCAAGGTGGCGTCGGGGTGGAACGTAAACTCCATCTTGTTCCGATACCCCCAGGGATCGACCGCCGGGAGGATCGGCCTGACGTCGACGTCACGGAGACCGGCGATGTGGGTTAGGCTTTCGCGGACGATGCTCTCTTTGGCGCCGAGTTGATCGGTGTACCCCAGGTGCTGCCAGACGCATCCACCGCAGGGGCCGAAGTGGGGGCAGGGCGGCGACACGCGCGCCGGCGCGGGTGAGGCGACCTGAATCAGGTCCGCCTCGGCGTAGGCGGCTTTGACGCGCCACAGGCGCGCGCGAACACGATCCCCCGGGGCCGTATCCGGCACGAACACCACGAATCCATCGATGCGCCCCACGCCACGACCGCCGTAGGCCATGCGGTCGATCGTGAGCTCGATCTCGGCGCCACGGCGGAAGGGCGGGTGGCGCTGCGCCACCGCCCGCTCCATGGCCTCATCTTACCATGGAGCTGACGCGCGTATCCGACCATTGCGCAGCCCACCACTCTAGCAGGGAACCCACACCGGAGCCGATGAAATTGACACGACCAATCGTCCGTCGTGCCAGAAAACAGGGTGAGAAGTATGTGGAAGAGGCGCACGCGCCGCGGCTTCAGACACTCATCGAATCCTCAGACGCCCGTCCCTGTGCCGGATCAATCCGCTCAGCCGGCGCCTGCGATGCCGCTCCCAACCGCCGCGGTCCCTTCACTGGCCTCGCAGGCCAGAGAGAAGCCCAAAGTCGACATACACCCTTTGATGGCGAGTTGTCACGATCGCCGAGTGGGGCAGCGACGCGACAGATAGTTGGACCCGGCCCTTCCGCCACGGGCACATAACGGGTGCAGCAAATATGGCGAGGCACATGGCGGGTCTCCTGCAAGAACGTCCGCCGACCGAAGTGGCGCAGAAAATGCAAACGGCCCGCGAGTGTGTCCGCGCCAAGTACAACAAGCTTGATACGCTACACCGCCGTCTCGACACAGAAGTCAGCAAAGATGTGGCGGGGGGCCACAACTACACCATCGCG
This window encodes:
- the dapF gene encoding diaminopimelate epimerase, with product MARLRRNEYVKSHALGNDYLVMDPRVLSFRLTRSAVQAICHRNFGVGSDGILTIERSRRALFGLRVFNPDGSEAEKSGNGVRIFAKCLWDHGYTRRRIFDVETRGGMVSITLRLRGRQVQNITAGMGRATFRSREIPVAGPDREVVDEELTLGSQQFRITAVSVGNPHCVIFVDDLESLDLAHVGPMLEHHPMFPNRTNVQFVRVDSTSRVAIRIWERGAGETLASGSSSSAVAAACVRHRFTGRDVTVQSPGGVLRVHVGADFDLRLTGPAEETCRGTISADLAARLRR
- a CDS encoding alkaline phosphatase family protein translates to MRPILYVILDGLGDRPVPALGGRTPLAAAAVPHLTVLARRGRTGLVQTVGKGIAPESDVAVTAILGYDPFKYHTGRGVFEAVGAGMPFQDGDLALRGNFATGGEGLRIVDRRAGRDLTSEEAHALADAVTRELQLDSVPADLEVRASIGHRCGVVMRRHGGRLSGKISNTDPAYARVEGLGVARAQAGDMTEECTPLDSSEEARAAAALVNEFTRRAHELLDRHPVNQRRRAAGKMPGNLILVRDAGDHLPTMPPIAERFGVRFGCFVEMPVERGIAQLTGMRVIPVPPSGADKATVYAEWARTAITEITRTGGLYIHIKGPDEPGHDGDADAKRAVIELIDRAFFGTLLPQIDLEKVLIAVTADHATPCELHSHSDDPVPLLLAGGGVTSDGSREYNEAACAHGSLGTLMGVEIMPLLVKMGGAA
- the rlmD gene encoding 23S rRNA (uracil(1939)-C(5))-methyltransferase RlmD; translation: MERAVAQRHPPFRRGAEIELTIDRMAYGGRGVGRIDGFVVFVPDTAPGDRVRARLWRVKAAYAEADLIQVASPAPARVSPPCPHFGPCGGCVWQHLGYTDQLGAKESIVRESLTHIAGLRDVDVRPILPAVDPWGYRNKMEFTFHPDATLGLHRRGAFDRVVPITACLIQSEAANEILRVATEWARASGLSRYNARDHTGLLRQLVIREGRRSGEMMVALITTAPEVPAARDLAVRVRTTVPRVMSVLHGVNPGASDGLPLTAVSVLAGRPYIVEQLAGLRFRIGLETFFQTNTVQAERLVETVGTLAEPREHETVFDLYCGVGTFSLPLALRAQRVYGLEIAASAVEAARENAAQNAIGNVEFAAGDVRRLLPDLVGRAGAPHLLVLDPPRSGAGSRVMRKVIAAAPSRILYVSCNPTTLASDLEDLAAAGYAIRTVQPLDLFPHTYHVECVVALERGAA